The sequence CAAGATGCACAAAAGGCCATTGGATCTGTTCTGCAGAACAGATGAAACTTTCATCTGTTGCATATGTATAGTCCAAGAGCATGGGGACCACACAATTGTGACtatagaagaggagagagagaagcagcagaGAAAACTTGTCAATAAAGGCAAGTCATTAGAAGAACATGCAAAAGTGACTGAAATTGAGATCGAAGACCTAAGAAAGCAAACGAATTCAATTAGAGGTTCTGCAATTACATTGCAAGAATACATCACTGCCAAGTTCAATGAATTAGTTCAAGATATCGAGGAAGCAAAATTGAGGGTGGTGGAATTCATAGAGAAGGAAGAGCAAGTAGCACTGTCTAAGACTGAAGAAGCTATTGCTAAAAAAGAACAGAAGTACATTGAGTTGGGGAAAGAGAAACTTGTGATGGAAGAgctttctgaaattgttgataaTATTAAATTTCTACAAGAATCCAAAACTTTAAGCAATAAATGTGGAGCGTTCTCATCCCAGGAGAACTGTGAGGTGGACATTAGTTTTCTGGGTTTAGACCAGGTTGTGATTAACCTGAAGGAGCAGCTGGTGAGTAAATGCAACCAACTTGTGGAAAACCTAAGCACTGAAGTGGCAGGCCTGAGGCAGTATTGGCCAAAGTTTTTGGAACCACAGAACCGGACTGAACTTCAGATGTTCTCCCGACGACTGACATTTGACTCAAAGACAGCACACAAGTGCCTCTCTCTGACGAAAGGGAACCACAAAGTGACAAACATCTGGCCAGATGAGATTTACTGTGTTGATCACACCGAACGGTTTGACTGTTGCTGGCAACTGCTGTGTGCAGAAAAATTGGACAAAGGTGTTCATTactgggaagttgaaatcagtgAAGGCTGCTGTGTGGGTGTGACATATAAAAGTATAACGAGAAAAGGATCAGGCAGCTCATGCTTCATTGGGAGGAATAACCACTCATGGGGTATACAGCTATTTAACAGTCATTGCTCAGCATGGCATAATAATGTagaagttaaaacaaaatcagagaaATATGAACAAATTGGTGTGTATCTAAACTATCCCAATGGAATTCTTGCCTTTTATGCTGTTTCTGACATTGGTGTTACCTTATTATATAGATTCCAGGCTGTATTCACTGAGCCACTGTACCCAGGCTTTAGACTAATAAAGAGCCAATCATTTTGTTATATTTGTGATTGAATTGGGCATTGTACAATTTACTAAGGCCGGTGTCATGAAAATGGCACCTCAGAACTGTTAGTACTAAAATAGAAGATTCACTAATGACAATAGATATAGGCAAACTATTGACATGTTTCCAGAAGGCTAATGGTGAAGTAGCTGAGAATTGTATTTCTAAGATCTCAATGGATGTATTTGCAAATATCTTGAAATGTATCAAGACCCCCCAAAAATTAAAAccattttcagaaataaattgAATATTTTCTATGTACGGGAGCCAGAGCATTTTACTGTGATGTCCACCAGAGGCTAAGTCTGTGCTGCAACAGATGTTATCTTGATGTAATGTGAATTTTAAGTGCTCTTCTCTTTGAACATACTGGGAGCATAATTGGACAGTGCTGGAAAGCATGGACTAATGTTGTCATATATGATTAATCCAAATGCATCTcacctgagtcctgatgcagggtttcgactcgaaatatcgacaattcctttcctcccacagatgctgctcgacctgctgagttccctcagcagattgtttgttgcatctaACCAGATACAGACACACTCAAAATTCATCTTGCAAACTCATTGTCATGATTTTTGTGACCAGTCAGCACCAACTATGCTGTTTCTGCCATTAGCAACAATCCACGAGTACAGTTTAATAAGTGGTCAGCACAAGTTGAAGCTGTTTGACTACAAAGGAAGCCATTCCTGCATCTCTTGAAGCAATCTGCTTGCAACCAGTGGTTGACATCatgggaaatatttttgaagccCGTTGGAAGCTTCCAGAGATGGACTGATGTGGAACCCTTGTTTCTGTAGGCCTTGACTGAtaaggtggagagagggggaagtcTCCTCTACTTACTCGGGAATCCCTACAGCTAGATACTCGGGCAACAGAGGGAGGAGATTGTACTTAATGCATCTGACTTGTTGCTCTGCTCCAGAACTCACCATTAAGTCTAGGGGCATTCTTCAAGGCATTGAACTGGGGGTCTGGATACACTGTGTATTTGGCCCTCTGCTTCATCTCTGGCTAAGCTGGTGCTTCCAGTGTTACCCCCTTCCCTTGAATGGGGTCACTGGCCTTCATTTAAAAGGAAAGTTTAGGTAAGATTTTTcattatatttctttatttcaatgtatatatttt comes from Pristis pectinata isolate sPriPec2 chromosome 13, sPriPec2.1.pri, whole genome shotgun sequence and encodes:
- the LOC127577348 gene encoding tripartite motif-containing protein 16-like protein is translated as MATSYQLHFEDELVCAICLKLFTDPVTIPCGHNICMKCRTSYWDKEVDVKAYSCPRCRGSSSQKTQLCKNSVLCKVVKKVPKTVKITPEESCFGPNDATCDFCTGKEVKATKSCLDCMASFCETHVRTHYENAALKLHKLVNPVKTIDNGNCKMHKRPLDLFCRTDETFICCICIVQEHGDHTIVTIEEEREKQQRKLVNKGKSLEEHAKVTEIEIEDLRKQTNSIRGSAITLQEYITAKFNELVQDIEEAKLRVVEFIEKEEQVALSKTEEAIAKKEQKYIELGKEKLVMEELSEIVDNIKFLQESKTLSNKCGAFSSQENCEVDISFLGLDQVVINLKEQLVSKCNQLVENLSTEVAGLRQYWPKFLEPQNRTELQMFSRRLTFDSKTAHKCLSLTKGNHKVTNIWPDEIYCVDHTERFDCCWQLLCAEKLDKGVHYWEVEISEGCCVGVTYKSITRKGSGSSCFIGRNNHSWGIQLFNSHCSAWHNNVEVKTKSEKYEQIGVYLNYPNGILAFYAVSDIGVTLLYRFQAVFTEPLYPGFRLIKSQSFCYICD